The Nitrospiraceae bacterium genome includes the window GGTCGGCCGGTGGTGGATTGAACAGACGATAGCCATCCCCCTTGCCTCCCTGGCCATGACACACCATACAGTGCTCCTCGAACAGCCGCTTTCCTTTGGAGGCACCGCCTTCGGCAGCCCACAGGCCGCATCCCTGGACTGCCCCAATGAGTATGAGGAGGATAAACAGCGCACGAGCCAACGCATTCATGTCTTATTCCATTTCGCCGATCGTCCGTGATATCGGCAATCGTTTTCTCTCATACATGTTCGCTTATTTGGACGAGCGGCTCTCGATCACAGCTGCAGGTAGAACCCAAATCCCACCGTCTCGACTTTCTGCGCGAAGAACTGCCCATAGGGATTGAAGCCGTGATAGTAATTCACCAGGAAGCGGAAGCGGCGACTCGATCCCTGTCTCGACCACTCGATCCCGCCGACGACATTGGCATTGATCACCCAGTTCAACTCCTCGAATGACTTGAAGTCCGCCCCGAGCACCGGCGTGACGAGAAACCCTGCCAGCGCCCGTCCAAGGATCGGTGATGGAATGGTGGGGCCGCGCAACTCGACTCCCCACTGCACGCGATTCCGGTCGAGCGAGGCCGGTTCGCGATGGACCAAATACCCTCCGCCCGCGTACAACCTCCCCCACCGGTAGTCGTAGGA containing:
- a CDS encoding cytochrome c, whose amino-acid sequence is MNALARALFILLILIGAVQGCGLWAAEGGASKGKRLFEEHCMVCHGQGGKGDGYRLFNPPPADLTSPAVQEKLDAALLRTIHEGRRNTAMGRWKYVLSDEEAREVLAYLRSLSQ